In Caldicellulosiruptor morganii, the following proteins share a genomic window:
- a CDS encoding Uma2 family endonuclease, producing the protein MEARIPKIYTYADYLQLPEDARVELIEGVIYDMSPAPSRMHQKIVSELTITIGSYLRQNKKTCEIYTAPFDVVLIEEGQDEKQAVNVVQPDISIICDKKKLTDKGCIGAPEMIIEVVSQNNPAHDYIRKLNLYTQFGVKEYWIVNPYEQNIFVYVYHPETGYSYPKVYTFNDKVKVSLFEDLIIDFAQIKEVL; encoded by the coding sequence ATGGAAGCCAGGATTCCTAAGATTTACACCTATGCAGACTATCTTCAGCTGCCAGAAGACGCAAGAGTAGAGCTGATTGAAGGTGTCATCTATGATATGAGCCCTGCACCTTCAAGAATGCACCAAAAGATAGTTTCAGAGCTAACAATAACAATTGGTAGCTATCTTCGGCAAAATAAAAAAACCTGCGAAATTTACACAGCTCCTTTTGATGTTGTCCTGATAGAAGAAGGGCAGGATGAAAAACAGGCAGTCAATGTTGTGCAGCCTGATATTTCGATTATTTGCGATAAGAAAAAACTTACTGACAAAGGCTGCATTGGAGCTCCTGAGATGATAATTGAGGTGGTGTCACAAAATAATCCTGCACATGATTATATCAGAAAACTTAACCTTTACACTCAATTTGGGGTTAAAGAATACTGGATTGTCAACCCATATGAACAGAACATTTTTGTGTATGTATATCATCCAGAGACAGGATATTCATATCCCAAAGTTTACACTTTCAACGACAAAGTGAAGGTCTCTCTTTTTGAAGACCTTATAATAGACTTTGCCCAGATAAAAGAGGTGCTGTAA